AAATAAACTGACAAGCTGCTAGAAATTTTTCGAGGACACTAAATGACTGAAGTAATAAGTGTGCAGAGTGATCCTTAAGAGCAGTAATTTTTACGTCAATGGTACATCATATATATGCCTACACCAAGTGACATGTTTTCTGCACACAATTTCCCCGTTCTAGATACGGAGCTAGTTCTTTATATATTGGCAATGTTCTCAGGACTCGTATTCGATAAATGCCTTTTGAAACCTTCAGTCCAAAGGGTAAATTCCATGTTCAGCACTCTACTTAATTGTCTACTCGGGCAACTCCTTTGACTTGACAAGAATGTTTTAGTGTTCACATCTTGTTTTGGAAGAATGAGCATTGTTTACTAAAAACATGTATCATATATTAATTCAAAAAGGATGTATTCTATATGGCGTATATGGTCAAGATCGTTAAGGGCACATCCCATTGTTGTGATGCTCATGAAATTGTCGGCGATAATTAGCAGTGTATTCCCCTCATCTAGAACAGCTCAAAAGATATCCTCGACAATACAGTATCTGAACCCTTGCATAAACAAAGGCAGGCGACCTGCTTGTATAATTGGAGACTGTTGACATAGCTTAAGCATAAGCGGCACAAGTTGGAATAGAAAAATACAGCACAATATGAATGTGTGAATCAgcatcacacacgttcttcgtTTACTTCTCCAGATCAAATAAAGGTGATACAGAATCGATCAGGAGACAGCCAGATCTCTTCCTGTCATTATTAAACAGTAAGCTACACAAAAGAAAATCGTCCTTCAGTTTGTCCCAGTCTCTTAACACATGTTTTTCAGAGTTTTCGCTGGTGGTTAGCATTTCACCTCAACTGCGACAAGCGTGCACTGCAGAAGAACAGATCACAGGACAAAAATCCGTACACTACTTCAGCATTGTGATTTCATAACCGAACACGACACGAGTACCATACAAGATAAATTTAATCAACCAATTTGGAGAAGCAGAGTCCATTTTCGGGAGATCTCTATTGTACATAGATATCTGCACATCGTGCAAAGGAATTCTCAGGACGCTTCGGTTTCGATCACTGATCTCTTCCATTTCTATACAAGAAGGTAAACAAGATCGATCAAAGTTGCTTGGTGCATGGCGTTCTTTCTGCCTAATTTCCTCGTGGACACTCTTCTCTGTTAGTTATGTCCCCTCCGATGCAAGATAACACAGAGAGAAAAAGAACGGTCAATTAGCCCAGAATGTGAAAACTCTCTCTAAACTTGCGTCAATTCTTGCACGTCGCCGGACTCCATGAACACTCTGAGCCAGAAGTCCATGTCGTCGGCGGCGCCCGACGACGCGGTAGGCGCGCTGCCGAACTCGTCGGAGAGCTCCATGGCGACGTCAAAACTGTCCAGCGGCATCGACAGCGTCTCCGACCAGAAGCTCTCGTCGATCTGGAACTCCTCCGAGGAGGTGAAGCTCTCCTCCTTGGCTAACCCGGAGCTCCCCGTGTTGCCTTGCTCGGTCATCGACGATGACTCGGTCACCGTCGACGAGGCCGTCAGTTCAGGCGACACCGGCGCGGTGGTGGCCGGGACGTCGGGCATCCTCCTCACGCCGCCGCGCTTCGGTGCCCCCAGCCTGTGCTTCTTGTTGGCGCCCTCCTGCTTGGTGGGCTCGAGCCGCTTCTTGAGGTGCGTGTGCCAGAcgttcttgatctcgttgtcCGTCCGCCCCGGCAGCCTGGCGGCGATGGCGGACCACCTGTGATCAAACAAAACGCATAATCCAGATATCATCAGTGCACTTCTTTGTCAAAAGGATTTGATTAGCGACGAGATGACATGTTTTATGCAATCCCCGCGTGAGTTGATTCCCCCTACGGCATCACATGCAGTTGTTTAGCGCCTAAATGCATGTTTTACTGCACTGAAATCAAGGCGGCGCTGTTCGTCCACGAGAACGGCCAAACGAGATGGAATCTCCGGCAGATCTCGCGCATCATCAGTGAGACGATTAACTAGTAACCAAGTGGCTAACACTTGgatctttttttcttcattgGCCTTGAGGTGGGCCCCGTGAGGATAATGTATTGTACGCCTCTGTATGCGTGAAAGAAATTCTATAAAATGCCATCTAAAAAAGACTTTCTTTTATATATGTCATGtgccttctttttttctcttatttgtaTATGTCGGTCGTGGGATCAAAACAGGACGGTACGAATTAGAATCGTACGGATCTTTGGACGAAGATCTTATGTAATTTCCTTCTCCACGTGGGGAGGGAAGAAAGAATAAGTCTCCTTTCTTTGCATTAGAAGCAACAATCATGGCTCCAGTTCAGCAAAAACTGAAAAGATAGCAATGGAAGAAAGGCAAAGAAAAGGAGGggaaaaagaagggaaaatgaGTAGTACCGGTTGCCGAGCAGCTGGTGGAGCTGGATGAtggtgtcctcctcctccttggtgaAGTTGCCGCGCTTGATGTCGGGACGCAGGTAGTTGATCCACCGGAGCCGGCAGCTCTTGCCGCACCGCAGCAGCCCTGCAACAACATCACACGCACATCTCGTTAGCACTCCGCGTTCGGCCGGCAGGGCACCGCGTACGCGCGCGGGAGCTAGCCCGGGAGCAAGCAGGCCGAGTTGGTTGCTCACCGGCTTGCCTGGGCAGCGCGCGCCAGTTGCCGTGGCCAAAGCGCTGGATGTGGGCGACGAGGACCTTGTCCTCCTCGGGCGTCCACGGCCCCTTCTTGAGGCCCATCTTCTCGCAGCACGGAGCCCTCCCcattgcttctcctctcctcccccgtGTGGTGCCTGGAGCTGTGCTTGCTTGCGCACTTGGTTTGTCTGGCGGAGCTGTGGAGCGTGCGTGAGCGCGTGTAGAGAGGTATCTGCTCGGTGCTCGCGGCGTTCTGTTTGTCTTTGTGGGAAGGGGAGCACTGTCCTCGTGCTGCAGAGCAATGGAGGAGTCGCGAGGGTGTCCGGGTATTTATCCTTGGCCCGTGCGCTTTAGAAACGTGCACTAATGCGTCAGTCCACGTCCGCCAAACCAATGCGCCAGTCCAGGCAGCTTCGCAGGAAGGTGTCTTCATGGGGCGATTATTTTCCTCGCATTTATGATTTATTTCTGAACCGTTGGATGAAGATTCAACCGCTGAAATCTCTCTCTTCCAAATACTATTTATTCTAATCTTCGGTGGCTGTCCCTCCCTCTCGACTGCTCCGTGCCATGTATCGTCGTCACCCCGCCAGCCCCAGCCGCTCTCCATGGGGGCATTGATGCTTGAGAACCTTACCGTCCACTGCATCCCAATGCTGTTACCAGTGGCGCGTAAGCCGTCCATAGCCATGGCTTTTGTCGCATTCTACTCACTCTGTCTTGTTTCTTTCTCTAGCTAATAATTAGGAATGGATCCAGCGTTATAGGAGTAGTGTAGGAGCATCTACTCATTTTTGTTGATTTAGTAAACTGTAGATTTTTTTACTATAACTCCGGTATTTTTTAACCTAGCAGACTCTCACTCGATTTCTAAGCTAAATCCGTCCCTGCTAATAATAGGTATTGGGATTTTACTTTCCCATCACCTTCCTCTTTAGAACCCATATATATCTATTGTCACCACTCTCTTGCCTAATATTGTTATTAGTGGTGTGTAAGCTACCCATATCCCTGACCTTTGCCACACTCCACTCACTCTGCCTTGTTCCTTTCTCTAGCCAATAACTAGTGTTGGGGTTTTCCTTCCCTGCTGGCATCCTCTTTAGAGTCCATAGCCATCTATTGTCACcgctcttctccctcctccactCCCATTGTCGATAGTGTCATTGCTGTCGATGCTCGCCAGCCTTCCTCTATTACCCCTACATCTATTCCTTTAGGGGTTGCCCTCATTGCACTTTGATTGAACATAAACATTAACCTTGGAGTCGCGAAATAGGTACCGAAAGAAGGATGGCATGCTTGGAGCACATATGACATTGAGTCTAGAAATTCGACAAATATGTTTCAATCTGTTAAgccattttattattttttcactACATGATACTTGACGAGGAtatatcattattattattatatattctataaatattatatatctataaaGGGTATATGACGATCATATGTATATTACTCGATCCAGTGTATATCGTAACCTTCGCAAAGGAGGGTACAAGTTAAAATACAGGTAAGGTACTCGTATTGAATAGAGAAGTTATCCTCTATTCGAGAAAGATTTATAGATAGCCAGGAGATCGAGGGTTTGGAAACATTAAGCCCAGAAGAGCCCAGATAAGATACGCCAGAGTTACCTCAACTAtaaaaggatgagaaaagggTACTACAAGAAAAACCATTCTACAAGCTCAAGATGCCAATTCACTAGAGCACACGCTTCATAGCAACTCGTGCCTTCAGATCTACGAAGCCACGAGACCTAGATCAAACCTAGTCGGGTAGAAGTATCAATGCACATCGAATATCCACATTAGAAGTAACCTCATGCAAAGCAGTAGAAACTCGGAGAAATCTACCTAGTTTATTAGGATTAGATCGTTATACACCTCATGTTGTAAATTTTGATCATAAGATTAATCAATATAAGACAAAACGTAGTGCTATTATTCACTCGGAGGTCCTATCGTGTTCCTCTTTACGATATTTTTCTACGATCATGCATATATCTCCATATTTACACTACAAATATTTTACTGTGCTATGAGGCCCATTGGCTCCCGTGTATTGCTAAGCATTGCTACAGTTACAGCCATTTTGTTACAACTTACATAGGACCTGGGATTGGAGGATCTAAGTCACTTGGAGCTTGTCAATGAAACGGCTCATGGTTGCAACCAAATTGTACACGAAATGGGTACGAGCATTTGTCTACATTGCTTCACAGAATGCTCGCACGAAGAGGTAGTGTCCAGGTTTTGCACATAAGTCGCTCGGTTAACCATTTTTTTCAGCCTCAGCGGCTGCGAATCCGCGACACGATCGCGTCGTGCCAATAGAAAGTTAGCAAAGAAATTAAAAGAAGAAAGATAGAGCATGAATTTTCTTCTTAAGAAAAAAGGTATATCGATCAAGAAAGTGTGTAGTGCAAACACGCCGCAGCGGCGGTCACGGGCAGGACAGAGCAAGTTCAGCGCATCTGGCCCGAGCCCGAGCCGTCATGTCACGCAAGCGTGTTGTGCTTCGATGGATAGGgactggtaaaaaaaaaacggTGGAACATTTGGACGGGTAATGCAAGGACAGATCAAGTCCGAGCCGGGACGTACTGCTTTCTCGTCGCAGCCGTATCGAATTCAAGCTCCTCGCGCCACTTTGCTCGCCGCCGCACGTCGCCGCGCGAGCGAGGCGGCAGCGGCGCTGAACGTTTCAATTCGAGGCCTCCATCATTTTAACCTCACTAGTCATTGGATCTGTCGATGTATGAATATCAGTCAGAGTTGTGGGAGGCGGTCAACCTGTATGGCGCGTAGTGTGTTCGGCAGGCGGGTACACGAGCTAGAGGTAAAACGCAGAGTAGGATTTTCGAGAATAACACATACAAACGGAGTAGTAGAGATTAAATAGTATGAGTTGataatttttatgaaa
This genomic window from Phragmites australis chromosome 7, lpPhrAust1.1, whole genome shotgun sequence contains:
- the LOC133924586 gene encoding transcription factor MYB4-like, with translation MGRAPCCEKMGLKKGPWTPEEDKVLVAHIQRFGHGNWRALPRQAGLLRCGKSCRLRWINYLRPDIKRGNFTKEEEDTIIQLHQLLGNRWSAIAARLPGRTDNEIKNVWHTHLKKRLEPTKQEGANKKHRLGAPKRGGVRRMPDVPATTAPVSPELTASSTVTESSSMTEQGNTGSSGLAKEESFTSSEEFQIDESFWSETLSMPLDSFDVAMELSDEFGSAPTASSGAADDMDFWLRVFMESGDVQELTQV